The segment CATTAGGAATGTGAACATGAATGCTCTCCGGTGACCCTCAGCTATCTGTGTCTCTGCGGCCACGGCCTCTTACACAACAGTATGGGAAAACCTTTGATATTATTGCGTCAGTGAGAAAGTTCTTAGTGAGAAACCGTGGGAGCCGTAGTGAGAGTGGTAGGGGGTGAGACATGGAAGGGATTTCTGCCAAATACTTCATGCCATGTATAATTGGTAGCGAAATGGATTTGTGTTTCCTCGCCCTGCAGGGACCCATGTGACCACACTTGTGAGAAAGACTATCCAAGGTAGAGGTTTGTCTAAATCGCCCCGTGAAGAACTGGGCTCACTGCTAGTGCTGCATAATCATACACAACAGTTtcagtttccacaattaataatcagTGAATATATGTAAACATTTCAATTAAAATGCCTAAGTCGAAAATAGTGAAAATGATAAGATATCTAGATAATAAGATgcaaaaagtgcagtaaaaaaaTTATTCCTCAAATCATTGGGACTGATaatcattattaatattcatgatcacaatatctagcaaaataatcagattATCGTTTTAGATGATGGTGCTGCTCACCTTCCCTGTCAGTGTAGACAGGTCGTCCCCGCCGATTACTTTGATTTCACCTGTCGACTGGTCATTCTGTGAACAAGAAACAGCACAGGTCACATCATTCCATTTGTTGCAAGAGTGCAGAAAATGCATCCATGcacaaaaatgacacaaatcCATTAAGGTAATTATtgtattatataatattaattATGTACAtttatgcaatatataacatgAATCATGACGTACAAAAGCAGGTATGCTGCAAAAGGAAGTTGAGGTCTGTGATTAACTAAAGCAATGACACATACAGAAAGCCATGctatgatgaaaacaaatggcCATCAACTCATTAAGGGTGATACTGAAAACCTgaatacagacagaaaaaaagattacacagcacattttatttatttaacggTTTTTGTAACTTTTGTTGACTCTTTGAATGACTCTGCTTCTCTTGTGCATATTGTAGTGTTTTTAAGGAAACAATAAAgagcataaaaaaaagaaaaagattacACAGTAGCTCTTAAGGCGAATGAAGTCCACTGTCATTGGGATCGAGCGGTCGCTGTTCCTGTTGAGGGCCTTGATGTAGTCCAGCAGGTCTGCAAAGAACTTGTAGCCCCCTTTGAGCACACAGAGGGCCACGATGTGGTGCCCACCCATGTCCTTCATGATCTCCCTGGccagtctctctgtcctgcgtcacgtgggggagagagagacggtcagCTCAGTTTTCTGCTACAGTCAGCATTAGTTCCCATTTCCCTTCTCTGTTTGGATCAGCAGGCATAGCTGCCATTTTTAAGCACTCCCAGCTATAATAATAGGAGAGCTGGCTTTCGAAAATGAGTTTTAAAATAACTAGAATCATTTCCTTGACATGAATGAGATGTAATTGGTTTTCTTCGATTCAGTTTGCACTTGTTTATTGCATGAAGGGTTAAAGCCAAAATCTGGgatagaaaaaagaaatcaaaatagTCCAACTGTAACTTCAAAAGGCATTTAAAATTCATGTTTGTCAATTCTTGTATCAAGAACACAGGGAAGCAATTTGAGAGGGAACAATGTCTTCAAGTCAATGAAATAAACGAAGAAAGCCAACAGTGGGGTGATATTGGAGTCAGATTTGGCGCTACACTCGCATCCTGGATTCTGCCTTTGATAGAAATTGCCATTGTAAGCCATAACAAATGTAGCAACCCACCTGTCCAAGATGAGTCCATGTGGGATGTAGACCCTCTCCAGGTCAGCAGCATAGTGCTTTGGTATGCAGAAAAGGTCCAGGTCGTACCCCTGCTCCTCATCACTGATCTGAAATAAACAGACAGATCACAAACTCAGAAAATGACACAAAGGGGTTAAAAAAATCTCGGGGGTATTACCCAACACGGGACATGAGGCAATCATTTGATGCAGGGCAGtaaagaagaggggaggggatggaCGGTGGTTTACTTTCCCAACCACTCCCCAACTTACTGTGGTTTCACTGTTGAAACAGACTTTTtgccacaaaacacacactttgagGACAAGGCTGGACAATTAAGTACAGTCTAGCAGTTCTAGCAAGTGGAACCTCCACTCAACTATAAATCAAGACGGTTGTAAGGAGGGGTCAATATTGACCTGAGTTTCTCTGAAAGAGAAATCGCTCCATTCCAATCATCATTAAGACGGCACTGAATCCTTCCCTCTGCCGCTACCGAAAAATATAACTGGACCTTCTGTCCTAATGCCAAGGTCTTGGAGGCTAAACAGACACGACGTCTTCCCAGGAATTCCAAACTATGCCTAACTCTATACAATGTTTTCAGTATTTGTTATATTTCGTAAAATCAAATTTCCAGCTCAGGGACAAATTGCCCGGCACTTGAACCCGGAGACATAACTGGCGTCATGTGATAGTTGGGAAGCTAGTCCTGAGCTTGAGGTGCTGAGGGGTTGAGGTGAGTGACCACAGGCAGACTTGCAGTATTTACAACACAGAGCAGTAGGCCATTAGATGTTCACATTGCAACCCAGTGGCCAGTGAAGCAAGATGCATGACCTCATATGTGGCTCTACTGAATTAGAATAAAACATTTCCCTCCTTATGCCCACCCAAATGAAAGCAAGTCCATCTGTTTGGGCTACGCCCTTTATTCCCAAAAACTAACGGTTGATAGTGAGCAGATGTCCTCAGGGACACGTGATCCGAAGGTGTGTCTATTCCTCTGGCGCTCACAGACTCGCCACCCGTTAGTGACTTCAAAAAACTTGGATGATAATCTGATAATCTAACACACGAAGAACACCCTGATGTACTAGGCTGAGGGAAAATGTCAGTGCTGTGTAACAAAcattaagggggggggggggtgctgcgCGAGCCTCAAACAACTTTGAACTTGGTGCAAACAATGTCCAGGTTTGGCAACATCACACTGCACAGGTaattctgctttctctctccaaatctGACATAGAAGACAAGATGTGCCGCTGATTTTCTGAGCGCCCTTTAAGCAAAACGTACATTCAGCTGGCCTTGTTATCTGTGTCAGCGAGTGTGTCTGCCAGTCTGTTGGCAAGACTAAATAATAGCAAAACGCTGTCTTCCAAATCGTCTGCTGGAAATGTCATGGAAAATAGGACACTGGTTATTTATTTACCTCCTCCAGCTCAGAGGCCGTATCACAGGCTGCTCAGCTACAGACATACAGAATGCAGTGGGCATTGACCCAAACTGAAATAAAGTACCTACTGCACTGGGGTCAAGATAAGGAGAAATGTCACAAATGATTTTCCTGCAAACTAATTTAACCTTTTGATTTAATTCTTGATCTGATAATTTTCACTTTCTCATCCAAGCATGGGAGCAAATTAAGATTATCAGTTTATCATACTAACTTGCAGTTCCAGATATCAGTCTGGAATTACATACCCCATTACATAATCTCCTCCTCGTTTATTCTGCTCTGCACCTACAATGCTGATGACATTCCGGTTAAACTTGGACACACAAATATTTAAGTTGGAACAAAAGATATACAACATCAAGTCTTGTTCTTATAGAAGTGACAAGATATCCCTCTGTAGAGTCAACTGTATAACACAGGACTCTTTAATTTAAAATTGCTTATGGCACCAAGAGAACTCTCAATAATCTTCGATGCCATTCCCTAGGATAATGAAATTCGCTATAGGCTATCTTCTTGACTTGCCAGAAGGCACAATTTGCTTTTCTTCGCTTCCCAGAAACAATAATACAGCCATTCACGCTTCTAAGAAAAGTGGTATAGGCTACATTCTATACTGTTTCTTGCTCCTAGTTAAAAGGTTAAATAACTtataaaaaaaaggtcaaaattCAAACTGTGTATTTTGTAAGGAACAGTCTTACtcctatagatagatagattttttttgtcctgaTAGAGGAAATCTGCCACTGCCCTCTATACCAAGAGGATATTGCAGGATGTCAGTAACGTTACATTCATAATTGTACACATTTGTATGGATAATGGACATGTTTCCACAGTGGATTTAGAATAATTATTATAAACATGTTGTTCCTATTCaattagatttttacaccaattTTTTTGCATCGGAATCTTTCTGTCCTACAAGTTCTGCTGTTATTTGTAAATaccaactacacacacacctacatataGAGTTCATGCATTTCGTGTTGCCTGTGTAACCTGTTGTCAATTACAGcacaaatacaaatgtttttaatgtgtccAGCCTTATGTGAATGAAGCTCTAACGTCACATGTGCCATGCGTGGAcagcgcgtgtgtgtgactgtctttATCATAGCCGCAGGCCGCGCTAAAACTGCAGTATCTACGGAAAACATGCTATCAAGGTGAAAATGTAGGCCTATCGGTGAgtaattcacacatttttttttgcgttttgcTGATGCAATGGCGcccatgtacagtgtgtgtgtgtgtgtgtgtgtgtgtgtgtgtatatatagccTAGGCAACCTATGGCCACATTCTCCCAAAACCAGTCGCCGTTACTTAATTTTGGCAGTTGGGGGACCTTACCACAACACAGGGGCTGGATGTCGCCATGTCCGTATCGTCACCTCTGTTCACCTTGATGTACCGCAGGCTTCAGCCAAGATAAAAGACACAAAAATCCTCACAGACTTCAGCCTTGTGACAGCAGACACATGGAGGCAGCTAGCTTCGTTGCTACCGAGGgtgtccttcctttcttttccgtGCTGCGGCTCTACAGTAGCTGTTGTGTACATCATGACGCAGCAGACGGCGGGCAAATCGAATGAACAGGAAATGTCttagccccgcccccttctGGGAGAAAACCAAAACCCGAGAGCTCAAAGTCTGCCATGCGGCCCTGCATAGCTAAAGGACAAGAGAGTGAAACTGAGGAAAAATGcttcattatcttcatcttcattatcTCCTGTCTGGACACAAGTGTTCTTGGAACATTAGTGGATAATATATATGGTTTAGTAGCACCtatctattttttgtttgttttgaaacttGAGTCCTGATATTTGAcctttggaaaaagaaaaaaaaagttactgcTGTTTACCTTTGTAGGGCAATATAGATAAATGCATTTTGCCTTTCACAATGCTATATGCTGTGGATGGACAATGTTTATCTTTGATGACATCTACATTTTGTCATTCACCAACAAGTACTTTTACCATTAAATATCAGGGAAATTGTTGATATTTCCAAGACATAGGGACAACAATTTGAAGGACAATTTGCCAATGAAAGCAATACTGCCCATTTATACTGCCTCGAAATCTTACTTGTTCAGTTTAGGCTTTATTATAATTGTGCAAGTTATGATTTATAACATTAATAGACTTGCCGCAAACATATTATGGCATTACTGtaaaacaataacataaaaaatCTGGGCGCACACTATTTCAATACAATTTAACAGCAACATTTCAGTCTGTGACCTTCCTCAGGCTGCATCATTGCACTGCATCCTCATGCATTGCAAATAGTTGCATCTAAATGGTGTTGCGCCCAGATTTTTATATTTGAGTTTGAGAGTTTACTCCTGTGAGCAGCACCTTAAGCTGTGGTGTGCTgctaaaactgttaaaaatgaCTGTAAAACAATAATTCTGTATGGACCTAATGACTGCTTGTTTAAATCAAttacactgtaaaataaaactgCATAAACCTTTAACAGtacacattttaatataaaacaCTACAGCTGCAGAATATGAACGCTCCAGATCGGAGCATAAGAGGCTCCAGTCTGGATGGGAACGTGCAGCTCGTGTGACATTCCTCACCCTCCAAACTCTCACCCCGAAACCTCCAAAACACCCTGCTACCAACCATATGAGGAATACTTTCTGACTTTGCACAAGTTTGTCCACACTTTCAGAAGTAAAGACTCAATTCACGCAGCAGATgtgtaaaataaaatcttttCTATTTCCAATCATTCGTGGATACATTTGTAGAGATACAAGGAACAGTACAACAAACAAAGTCAAGCCAACTCTTCTAAAGAGCTCTACATTGCCCTTTAGcagccaaataaaaaaatgccaCCTTTAACAGTGGGAAAATCCAAGTGCATGCTGGCAAAAACTTTAATTGTGACCGTCTGAAATCCAGATATTCAAAATTACTCATGGTGATAATACAGTAGCAAAATATTACATATCAAGAAAGAAAGGCTAACATGGAAAAGAGATTTCTTaagacagaaacaaagtaaTCAAACTGCACAACTTCATCGAGAGACTAGTAACAAATAGACCCCTCTTAAAAGTGAGTCCTTTAGAAGCtaaggaagaggaagaatgTTTCTGTTTTGGGCAAGTGTGGTTCATGTAAACTGTGGGGGGCATGGGCAGCGAGTGACAATCAAAAGATCAGTCCGTTCAGATCCTGTTCCATGGCAACATTACATGTACTCCAAATTGAGCCCTCATCTGACGCCTGGGAAAGATTAGCCATGGCTTTTTCATTATCCTGCAGCAATCCTCCGCTCTCTGCAGAGTGCCACCGGTCTGTGAAAAGCTCGTCCAGTTAACTCAAAGAAAAGTTCAATGAAGACGACAACCGGCGCGCTTCGGCCCGGTGTGTCCGTCGACTGGAAGAAACGTGTGAAGAAACTGCGGGAGCTTGTAGACCATGACTTCGTGAGCAGGCTATGATTCGGTATAAAAAAATATCTCTCCGCCATCTTTgaactcttcttttttttccacatccaTCGCGGCAAACTGCAAAAAGAAGACTGGCATCAGCCAAATGACAGGAAATGTTTTAACTCCATTTTCTGCTGTAGTATAACATTGAATCCTCATGTTTGACACTTAATGTGGACAATTTCTAAGTTGTATCAACATTAATTATTCACAATAACCATATACGCTAAATAAGGTTTGTCAATATCCTACCTAGTTGCCATTGAGTTGCGACGGTGTCCCTCTGTGGTCGATCGCTGCCCGCTCTCTGCTGCGATTCTCTCGTTCCTCGtcttcctcatccctctcctcaTTGCCACTGTGGTTCTTGCAGTACAgcctgaaaacaaaacacagcggGGCTCATAATTAAGACATTATCAGTTATTCTGCACAGCTCTAATGCAAACCATGGATCAATTTCAAAGGTTAATGTGGTTCAATTTTAAAAAGGTGTAGAGAGTTACTCCATATAATAATCTCATAATTGTGGTATGAAGTAAGTCTCGAATAACTGATGTAAAAGATTACAGATTCAACACCAAATTATTTCTAGTTAGTTCCTCCAGGCAACCTAAAAAGCACCATCATATTTTGATTTTATAATGCATACATAATTATGTTAAAATTAATAGCTTATCAGAGTCAAGAGGTGAATTTGTGCATCTGCCATGACACACAACTATGACACAACTGTTTACTGTTATGTGCCAAGTCCTGTCACCTGAACAACCTTTACAACCTTATTTGATGATCTCATGTAAAACCAGAGTGCAAATGACTGAGTGTGGCAATAATATAGTGTAAAACGTGAAAAATTTCTGCACATTATATGAAttatatatactatactataatgCACTATACTCTGTAATATTGTACCACCTGAGACATTCACTTTCCAACTAAAAATCTAAATTGAGTAGTAGAAGTTGAGCTCACTTGTAGATGCCACGCGCCATGTTTTCGATATACTTGGCTTTGTCCTGCAGGCCACAGTGATAGTGGTAGGTCTTCACACAGGCCTTGATTTCACATCCAATGGTCGCACCCAACTGAGTACAGAGCGTACatttctgaaaaacaacaaagccaACAATTTCTTTGGCAATGCCTACATTTCAAACACTCATCattcaaaaaaaatatttttttaagaatttCTGAATGATCAAGTTTATTTGAGGACAAATCTTCGCACCATTCTTTTCCCCCTCTTGATTTCCTGGATGACTGTTTTGACGTCAAAGTTCCCAAATTCAGCCCGTGAAGTGGTGGTCAGCTGGACCGTCCCCGACGAAAACAGCTGTAAGGGTTCAGGGACAACATAAAGCTCCAGTGTTGGCACTGTGCTTTCCAATATGTTGCACAGACAGAAGCTCCAACAAAACAGCATAACAACGTGGGATCTGGATACTATCTTACCATGCACTTGTAGTGTGCAGCAACCTTTTTTGAGTTATCGGCATGGAGCATGCCCCTCGTTTCATTCTCCTCCTCACCAGCATGGCAAAAGCCACAGCGCTGCCCGCCGTCTCCTGGACTGGCTCTGAGAGGCGACCTGTCCCGctgcaacacacagcaacaaaccAGAACAAAACTTCCATCAGAGGCCACATACAGCACAAACAGACCAACAATGCAAGTCAATTTCAGAGTGTGTTGGTGAACAGGCGTGTTGCCTTACGTGGGATGAGCTCTCCTCGTCGGCACCCTGTGAGGAGGTGGAGCGGGtgtcttctgattggccacGAGATCCAACCTTGGCTCTCCCCTTCTCAAACCTTCCCCGGCCCCTACTTTGTGGAGGCGAGGAGTCTGAATCATTGGCCACGCCTGCCTCTTCATCTGATAACAAACCAACCATCATGCTTAAGACAGAGCTTTTACTGTTAATCAAAAGCTAATGGAAGAACGCAGGAGGACAAAACATATATTGAGGCCAAGATTTATTATACCAAGAGCATTAGATGGTATTGCGTGCGCATGGGATAGACCCCATGCCGTCGTTTTGATTCATTAGAGCGCACAAGATGCATATCGTTACCTCATTCTGGTCAATTCGTACCctcattttcagtttcaaactGATGCCAGAGAATATAATGCAGGACGGACACAGCCGGGTGTTGTCTTGAaggatattttttgttttaaaaacacAACCAATTACTGAAGCCATGAAagacaagggggaaaaaaaacgaaaacaaaaAGGAGCAGCCTTGTTACCGTAAACCAGAAACATAGTGTTGGAGAAATTTTGGTTTATTATGTCAGTAGCCAATTAATTTGTCAAAATAGTGTCAAATAGTGAATATAATAATCAGCTGTGTACTTTGTAGCCTACGAGAGCTGCTTTTTATCAGCATATATCATAATAATGTAAAGCTAATGATTGGGAGTGCTAGTGGTAACGGCATGTTTTTTGGTAGGATTAGAATTAAGACATTAGAGccaatttatatttatataatatattaatgGAAAAATATAGCATGTAACATTAAATGTACTTTCAATCTGTTAAAGATGCCATGAAATAAGTGAGAACTCTGtggcaatgcaaaaaaaaaaaagcagtgatgacatgttttttgtgaaactattgatccccaAAAGACTAATCATCTTTTTCTTTACTCTCTTTATCAAAATCTTTTACAAGCTTGAGGAGCTGTATTAATCAtttcactgtaaataaatgaatgaatacataacACAAGTACAGAATGACTCATTCATTTCTTCACATTATGTTTTACAGGACTACTGGAGAAAAAGATGCATTGATTTTTTGATAAAATTTCTAGTTAGCATAATTTTGGGTCTTTTGGGTTTGGGTGctgtatcatcatcatcttgaGTCTTATGGTACAAGTATAAGCATAAGGATACATTTCTTAACAACTGTTGAGTTGTTTCTTAACAACTGttgagttgttttttatttcatgggGTCTAAACTTTGCTTGTATTTATGTTGTGaatgaagaggaaaacagacaTTCAGTCCAACTGATCCAGAGTCTGTATAGTGGTATAACAGATGTTAAAGTGTACTTTACCTTGAATATCATCCTGAGAGGCGTCCCGGTGTTTGCGACAGTACACACTACGTTCAGgagcaaaacaaataaatgttttaaagtAAGTCAGATGAACAGTGTCTTAATTTACTTTAGATTAACTTGCAAAAGGGCCCACAGGCAAAGTGACTTACAGGTAAATCCCTTGTGAAGGATTCTCTTTGATCTGGGCCCGGTCCTTCA is part of the Centroberyx gerrardi isolate f3 chromosome 16, fCenGer3.hap1.cur.20231027, whole genome shotgun sequence genome and harbors:
- the hprt1 gene encoding hypoxanthine-guanine phosphoribosyltransferase, with protein sequence MATSSPCVVISDEEQGYDLDLFCIPKHYAADLERVYIPHGLILDRTERLAREIMKDMGGHHIVALCVLKGGYKFFADLLDYIKALNRNSDRSIPMTVDFIRLKSYCNDQSTGEIKVIGGDDLSTLTGKNVLIVEDIIDTGKTMKTLLQLLKQYNPKMVKVASLLVKRTPRSVGYRPDFVGFEVPDKFVVGYALDYNEYFRDLNHICVISETGKEKYKA
- the phf6 gene encoding PHD finger protein 6, which gives rise to MSGQRKGAAARLPKCAFCRTNWDKECGQLLVSDNQKVAAHHKCMLFSSALVTSHSDSDNIGGFSIEDVKKEIKRGNKLMCSSCHRPGATIGCDVKTCRRTYHYYCALKDRAQIKENPSQGIYLVYCRKHRDASQDDIQDEEAGVANDSDSSPPQSRGRGRFEKGRAKVGSRGQSEDTRSTSSQGADEESSSHRDRSPLRASPGDGGQRCGFCHAGEEENETRGMLHADNSKKVAAHYKCMLFSSGTVQLTTTSRAEFGNFDVKTVIQEIKRGKRMKCTLCTQLGATIGCEIKACVKTYHYHCGLQDKAKYIENMARGIYKLYCKNHSGNEERDEEDEERENRSRERAAIDHRGTPSQLNGN